In Sesamum indicum cultivar Zhongzhi No. 13 linkage group LG1, S_indicum_v1.0, whole genome shotgun sequence, the sequence taaatatgggatttataaaaaaaaatgtgaattacataaaataatgatatagtGTGGGAGGGagaaaaaatgtatgatattcttttaaagaaaagaaaaaaaaaatgtatttatgtaAAACCATAACACTAAATTTGCTCctcttcaattataaaaacatatttatgaaacattcattcatttttttgcctttagaaaaataagaaatattgaagcctcaattttaattataattatattatcttcgagaaatgtacaaaaaatgaaagccAGATATCATATCCGGGGAAAACCAAAATGTGCATTTAATCtacaaattttgattttagtttctctttttctttcttttttggtatCTTGTTTTGCTCTATTCGTATGATTTGCATGTAGTGTTAATTATTCCTCAAGTAATCTcatagtataatatatattctttagaataaatattatgttaatcAGCatggttaaaagtaaaaaattacgaaagatactattaattattattgcaaTGACTATTAGTCGTTGTTTCTCTAGACGAGGTCaaaacatttattataattaaaaattacgaCGAACATTTTAGCTGCAGATAAAACCaagtaaatattgattaattatggtcaaaacttagaattttgtatcgattttatctaattgtgatagataattttgatttattatgattttttaaattgtagtaatttataatatagaaaataataattattttatagtatcGTTAGTATAACAAGGTAAATCTATTTagtgtttaattaataaaaaaaataagaatcatatataatttatttttttgtacatgaACTATTGTTTAAACACatgaaattacttaaataaactTCTATTTTGTATCGAAAGgataattaagtaaattataaatacttcttaGAATATTAGTTAGACCCCAGAATCTTATTTCATTGAACGTTGtgagaattgcaattttaggtGTGCAAGTATAGAAGGTGgtaattttggtcatttttaattaaaatttataatgtggttatgtacttttaaaaattatgacaattttaattctttttagttgatttgatggaaaaaattttcatcGTTAGCAATGTCAGTATCTAAATTTGGCTTTCAGTGAATTTGATGATGTGGCAAttcaagttgtaattttttattgtaattttggtcctgtatctTTAAGGAGTTGGCAATTGTGGTCCTTACTTTGGATGTAGCGATTTCAGTCCTATATCTTTCAAAATAGTAACAGTTTTGGTCCTTAAACCCAacttttgatcatttttcttttctgcgATAAAACCTTAATAATCGTATCACATGGTTTTAATCAGAACCCACacgttttcaaaataaaattacgtCTTGATAAATTTCatacttttgtttgtttgcCTTGCCATTGGCTCCAAGCCCTCGATTTACGAACCTCTTCCAACTACACTACCAAAATAGATGGTTCGCAGGTACTTGACTTGTTCAATAACAAATACAGTCAGACGTCTACAGTACCCGAAGATCCAGGGTCGAATACCAGTAAGAAGAGATCATGGGGTAAATTTCTAAAGCGCTACAGTTcctaatattatgataaatggAACTTATTGGAAAGATCTAGAGCCAAATACCTCAAAGTTCTCTTAAAATCTAAGAGAGATCCAAAGACAATTCAAAATAGAACTCTTGAACGAAAAGATGGACGAGATCTTCCTTTGCTAGTGTTCTACATAGATCTCGATGGCTTGTAGACCTTTCATGggatttattgttatttgttGTTGAAAGAATCAAGTACTTATGAACTATCTACTATGGTAGTATGGCTGGGAGaagtttataaaatcaagGGCTTGGAATACTTGATTGCAACGCAATCAAACTAAGGTATGAAGTTTATAGAtgcttcattttatttcaaaagcatATTGGGTCTAATTAAAAGTATGTGATATGACTCTTGagttttattcataaaaagacaaaatggTTAATAATTGGACTTAAAGACCAAGATTGCTACTACTTTGAAAGgttaaaggattaaaattgctaTATCTAGAATTAAAGGACTAAAGTTGCCAACCCCTTAAAGaaagaggactaaaattgcaattaaaacttaaaacttGGATTGTCACTGAAGGGAGTGGATTGGCTCGGGAAGCGTGACTGAagtgtgaaaaataaaaaaatacaattaatcaaataaataaatcccaatcaaggggtgtacccttgatcTTTTTTTCGGATTTtggtgtaaaataaaatatgcaaagGCCAAAAAATACGAGAAAAACAAACTAAGAGATGTGAAAAATCTAAAGGAGATTTTTATCCTtgatgtttttcttgtttggctACAAGCATTGACTGCTATTCTTTTCGTATCCATTCACTTTGAGGGTTCAAGTGTAAAATCCCTCTAAAGATAGTCCACACCACACTGTGGGAAGACGAATTTAAGCCTCTTGCTAAAAAGGATTAGatttagtgaaaaaaataaatttcgaATCACACTATTAATTAGTGTATTcgatttttttcattatcaaCTTGAATTCAATTCAAGGAGAacacaaaagtaaaaatgaataagaaaaatgaagaagatgtatttttagattttctttATGGAAATCCGTGGGCTTGAAAATCAAGGGAAGAGAGAGACTTTGTGAGAGCACACCATTTTTCACACACACCCAAccgtgtgtttttttttttttttttcttttgattagAGAGAGGTGTATATGGAATCCAATTCCACACCTTCAGCAACTAACTCAAATCCCTCTTCCTCAAACTCTCTAAAATGCAAGACTCTCTCTCTCGACAATTGGGGCATACAACCGGGTGGATCTTCAGGATCTATCCCCTATTAGTATGTGATAGAagtattttctatatatttgaaGATACATTTATACTTTATGAATATATGGCCACAATCATTGATCGAATAAAAAAAGGAGGTTCTTATGTCGAGAAATTTGGCGTaatgcgatctcaagtattaagcatagacgcctagtccaggatgagAATCGACATTTAATTCCATGCCCTTGACTAAGGCTGGGAGATGGTAGATTGAAGGACCGTATCCGTATGGACTCAGAGCCTAAATATTTCATACAAAAAGATACCTAATTtttagtgccatggaccattactagacgaccacccatggtagTGGACTTTCTTAATCAAGGATTGATTAAGAacgattaattaattgaatttaattaatcatttgtgttggacactagcccaagtttagcagaaaggtgaacctaaaaagtcacacacaaatcaccgagaaagaacaagaaattaatttgaaattcattcgATAAGGtgtaaataattggattactcACACAtggggatccattggatggatagcacaagtttaaattaattggattaatttaaattatacttgtctttgtttaattaatgaattagttttcataaattaataagagacaatttgggcttgagtatttaattggattaaatacttAGTGGGTTCAATTAAATGGATCtcattaaattagattttattaaaattcattggaccttgagtttgttttatataaaattggcCCACTCATTAAGGCCCAGTAGCAAAACTAATGGAGGAAAAGTTGACcaaagaattgaatttttgtaaaGTGCTAGCATGGGTCATAATTAGACTCTTCTctatttggaatggtttgAAGAGTTGCCTTATGGATAATAGAgtgtatctagacacatttattcaaggtatatataaatatatatattgtgtacAATTATTAGGgtactaatatttattacacaaTATACAACAcagaaaaaaacaaacctTCCTCCTCCATCACCATGTTCGGCCATCCCTCTCCTCTTACCTAGGGTGAGTTTTTCGATCTTGATTCCTTCTAacaaaagaatcaagaaagataAATAGAGAAGAATACCATATGCAAATGAAAATAGGGGATGGCTAAAGAAGGAAGGTACCCTAAACACTCCACAGCCGCCCCATCAGCACAGGAATTGGGCGCCCAGCTGGCAAAAACCGCCCAATCAAGGGCCGTGTGATCTTTGAGTTGGGAAAAGACTCTTCCtctcccttttcttttgtaatgatgactaattaattcttttgcaGATAGATTGGAAATTTCCTCAACCCACATGAATAAGATTTCGTTTGGCATAAGGATTCATCCTCCTACAAAAAAGCTTAACCAATTGGTCTGCCTACGAATTAGTTGGGATAACACGAACGAGAAGACGACCTTCTCTACTCGATATTTTTCCTACTCCAGCAATCCAGCTCTACCACCAGCCCCTTGGAGTGTCGGGAGCAATGATACCCCCTCTACATTTCTTGGACCGAACCAAGGCACACCCATTAGCCCAGTTGGTCCTAATAAACTAGCCTATGAGCAGGTATATAAGGCTTATAAAgccttttctcttctctttacTAAATTGGAGATCCCGGGAGCAGGCTAATTAGCAGCCCGACACGTTATCAAATAACTAGGCATATACGTCATACAGATTACCAATATATTATGACACTTCACTATAAAATATCTACACGAGGCTTCTAGCCATTTGGTGGCAACCTTGTTGATAACCAGTAAATAGCTGAATCCTAAAAGACTTGGACAAACTAGACAAGACTTAGTCAAAATCCCAAAGTCCTTCAAGATAAGTCCGAATCCTAAGAttcattttatgttatttagcTAACTTGTATAGCTATCCAATGGCACCGGATTCGCCAAAATTACTCTCCGGATTCTGCTCCACAAAGGCCTATAAATAGAAGTTCCATCCAATAATTTGATAACATCCATTCTCATACTTGAACTCTTACTCAAACACTTAATTCTCTCTCGGGCTTTAGCTACTTTTAGCTCAATGTTTGAAACTCACATGAATTATATCACTTTCATCATCATATTTCACCATTATTTTCACATCATTTCGGagtttttcctttatttttttcaataaaccaTATTGACATAAATATTTGAGTGCTGACatctattttgtaaattacCCCCTgttaatcttaaaatttctCTAAAGGTCTTTCGATCCTTGAATTACGGTTGAAACTTATTAGGCattactattaaataaaaaatgatcttTAAATCAAAGTATTGAATGTCTTATTCACtaactttatattatatttcaggATATTGTATTAAACTAATCAATGAAGAAGTAAATATAGTGATAGACAAAGCACTGTCCagtattaaaacaaaaaatgatatattagCTAAAGTCCATTatattggatattttttatattatatgagtaattttaatttaataagattgataaatttttatttttagactTTCCATTATGCCTATTTGCCATTTTGACGGCAATATACAAAATCTCAGTCGAAAtagatattaataaatcatcacatgcaaaattaaaatattcagaGATTACTGCCTGTTACTCTCAGTGCAGTTAGAACCACCAACACTTGGGTTCAGTTGGTGAGGACTAGCTACTTCGAGTTATGGGTTTATACCTTCCCAAAGGTCACTAAAGACATCCATCGTCTTTCTGCGAATTTTAATTTAGGCTTGAGATCAAAATCCTCCTTGTGGTAATATCATAGACTTATATAGTAATTTCAGACTTAAATAGTTCAATTCGGTTATTTCTATCAACTTGATGTTTGTGTTTGTCGTAACGTATAAGTAATCCTGTACGCCACCTATGGTCTTGGTGGCATATTGCTTGTGGAGGCGCCCGACTCCATAAAGCGACCTATGACTTTGTGGGCATGCCCTAGCCATTGATATATGGTAATTAGAGTTGAAGCcactcaaattttttctaaccaaCTGATGATCTCAGTTACTATATTTGCTTCGCATATTTCTCCGATTGTGCTATTTTTTCATCAGATTCCTATGTACATTGTTGGAATTGTAGTGTTAGAGCTTGTAGTCGTCTTTTGAGAAAAacgtttttcttttctttcttttgctcCTTAGCGTTTCTTTTAGTATAGCAGTTTAGTTAGTTttgtctttctctctcattttcacTCTCTATTTAAAGAGATGTGCTGAGACTCTGTTCGATACATTTTTTTGATTTCAATAATGAATCCTTCTTCCTGCTACAAATTGCTGATTCTTCCTTGTTTACACTTTGACtgatttcttgttcttgaatgGCTTTGCCTGTTTTTCAACATGGCATCAGAGCCACGGATTAGTGGCTTCATCTTCTACACtttatttgtgtaaatttcGTCGTTTTTCCCTTTCATTCGGACATTACTTACCAGCGATTTTCTTTAACCTGTTTCTTGATTCTTCTTGTTGAATCTTGAAAAGCGAAGCATGTCTGGAAAAAATAGCCATGGAAGTGAACCTTCCCGTGAAGACAAGAAGATAATCGTGTGGCCAGAAAAACTCAAACTTCATGGAGGCGAACACCCAGGCATGAGTCTGGTTTCTGCGCCACTAGATGGAAACAATTTCTTGACGTGGAGCAGGGCAATCAAATTGGCTTTGGGGGCGAAACAAAAGATTGGATTCATTGATGGTTCGTACACTAAACCTCAAGAAAACAAGGAAGAAATGGATCAATGGAAAACAGTAGACTGTATGGTTGCATCTTGGCTCTTAAATTCAATAAGTAAAGAAATCTCTGAAGCCTTCATGTATACATCTTCTGCTCAAGATCTCTGGGAACAACTTGAAGCAAGATTTGGAGATAGTAATGGGCCCATGTTGTACGATATTCAAAGGAGGATTTCATCTCTTTCACAAGGAGACATGACAATTTCGGCCTACTTCACTAAACTAAAAAAACTGTGGGATGAACTCGCTCACTTAGACCCGCTGCCAAACTGTTCGTGTGATGCCAGCAAGTTGTTGGCAAGCCAAGAATCGTCAAGACAACTTATACAATTTTTGATGGGACTCGAAGATACTTATGATCATATTAGAAGCCAGATTTTACTCATGGAACCTCTACCAACTATTGGCAAAGCATATTCAATGCTGTTACatattgaaaaacaaagacaAGTTCACATTGCTGCACCTGAAGATGGAGCCATGAATGCAAGAATTTATGAAGGAAGAAGGCAGTTTGCAAATCAGAACAGAGAAAAGGGAAAGGGAGGACTTGACAAGAAGTCACAATATTGTGATTATTGCAAGAGGAGTGGACACACTAGGAGTTCGTGCTTCAAATTGACAGGCTTTCCTGAATGGTATAAGACCCTTCTtgatcaaaagaaaattgaaaacaggTCTTCCAACAGGGTATTCAATGCAAGTGCAGAAGAGAGATTGCAGAAGTATGACTCTAATCTTGAAATTTCAGACTTAATCAAAATGGAGGTCAAACGAGCTATGAATGAGCAGAGATACATGCCAGAACCTGCTGCCAATATGATAGAATACCAAGATTTCACAGGTAATACACTTGCTTTATTCAATACCAATGCATCTTCTATTAACCAATGGATAATAGATAGTGGCGCATCCACTCATATGTGCTGTGAATTGAGACTATTAACTGATCCAAAGGCCCTTAACTCACCTATACATGTTAAATTGCCTGATGGGACTGTGAAGAAAGTAAACTGGACaggtaaaatacaattaactaaAGAAATCATCCTTAATGAGGTGCTTTATGTACCTACTTTCAGACATAACTTGTTGTCTGTGAGTAAGGCATGCTATGATAACTCTCTTAGGATAACCTTTACCAATAATAAATGTCTTTTGCAGGACCATGTGACCATGAAGATTTTGGCTGTAGGTAACTTAGTTGGAAGACTATACATGCTAAATAGAGGGACCTGCAGCCACATTACAGAACTTAATGAGACAAAACAGATACATGATTTACATTGTATGAAGGCTCTTGCATCTGATGTGGATCTATGGCATAAGAGATTAGGACATACCAGTGTTGATGTCCTGTCCCATACTGTTctcttcaaaaattcaaatgttaCATTGAACATATGTGATGTATGCCCATTGGCAAAACAACATAGATTACCATTTCATTCTAGTTACTCTAATACCCTAGAAACCTTTGAATTGTTACACGTAGATGTATGGGGACCTTATAGAGAATATTCTATATCAAATTCTCAGTTCATGCTTACCATTCAAACTCAGTTTAATAAACGGATTAAAAGAATTAGAACGGACAATGGTACAGAATTCACTAATCAGGCTTGTCAAGAATTATTTCATCAATTGGGAATCATTCATGAAAAAACTTGTGTATAtacaccacaacaaaatggagtgGTGGAAAGAAAACATCAACATTTACTCGCTAGAGCCTTGCTTTTCCAAGCCAAGATgcctttaaaattttggacagAGGCACTTCTTACTGCAGCCTATTTAATAAACAGACTACCTACTATTACATTGAAATGGAAAACACCTTTTGAACTTTTGTACAACAAACCTGCCACATATGCTCATCTAAAAGTTTTGGTTGTTTGTGCTATGCCTCTAACAATCTTCCCAATAAAACCAAGTTTGATTTTAGGAGTTATAAATGTGTGTTCTTAGGCTATGCATACAGACAGAAGGGATACAAAGTCTACAACCTAGAAACTGAGACTATTCTTATTAGTAGAGATGTTagattttatgaaaatgtatttCCTTTTGAATCCATGAAATGCACTGATATGTCATGTCCTCTACCCATTGTCGCTATACAAGATGATATTTGCAAAGAAAATGACATTGAAACTGATGTCACTACTGAAACCAAAACTTCTACATTACAAGAGCCACAGGTAAGAAAATCCACCCGGATTACATCAAAGCCTTCTTGGCTTAATGATTTTGTGTGCACTTCATCCATTACTGAATCTGAACCTATTCACATTAACTCTGTAGCACCTAGAGATAGGTGTTCTTTAGATTGTTCGTCTGCCTTACAGGAACCAAAAACATATAAGGAAGCTCAACACATCATGGAATGGAGGGAAGCCATGAAGGCAGAGATCAATGCACTTGAAGCTAATGGTACTTGGGATTTGGTTAAGGCTACTGAAGGGCAAAGAACTATAGGGTGTAGGTGGATTTACAAAACAAAGGTAAGACCTGATGGGACTGTAGAGAGACACAAAGCTAGGCTTGTTGCTAAGGGATATAGTCAAGTGGAAGGGGAGGATTATACCGATTGTTTTGCACCTGTGGTAAAACCTGTAACCATGAGGATATTCTTAGCTACTGCAGTGACAAAAGGGTGGCCTATACATCATTTGGATGTTAATAACGCTTTCCTGCATGGCTCTctgaaagaaaacatatacaTGGATCCTCCCGAAGGATTAGTGGTTGAACCTGGTTTTGTGTGCAAATTGAAGAAGTCTCTCTATGGTTTGAAACAGGCGTCAAGGGAATGGAACACCAAATTCACAGAAAGAATGGAAGCTTATGGCTTTAGACAATCTAAATATGATTATTGCTTATTCAAGAAACCTTTGAAGCACGGTTACATTGTGTTATTagtatatgttgatgatataCTATTAACTGCACCTACTAATACAGATTTGATGAATGTCAAGAAGTACTTGGACGATATTGTTCACTATCAAAGATTTAGGAACGGCCAAATATTTCCTTGGCATTGAGTTTACTAACTCCTCACAAGGTTTATTAGCTACACAGCACAAA encodes:
- the LOC105156734 gene encoding uncharacterized protein LOC105156734 isoform X1, whose amino-acid sequence is MSGKNSHGSEPSREDKKIIVWPEKLKLHGGEHPGMSLVSAPLDGNNFLTWSRAIKLALGAKQKIGFIDGSYTKPQENKEEMDQWKTVDCMVASWLLNSISKEISEAFMYTSSAQDLWEQLEARFGDSNGPMLYDIQRRISSLSQGDMTISAYFTKLKKLWDELAHLDPLPNCSCDASKLLASQESSRQLIQFLMGLEDTYDHIRSQILLMEPLPTIGKAYSMLLHIEKQRQVHIAAPEDGAMNARIYEGRRQFANQNREKGKGGLDKKSQYCDYCKRSGHTRSSCFKLTGFPEWYKTLLDQKKIENRSSNRVFNASAEERLQKYDSNLEISDLIKMEVKRAMNEQRYMPEPAANMIEYQDFTDWGGCLQTRKSLTGFCVFLGETPISWKTKKQVTVSRSTAEAEYRSLASTVCELVWINYMLQEFEIEAGLPIPLFCDNKGAIHITANPVFHKRTKHLDIDCHIVREKFKQGLVLPTHVKATDQVADIFTKSLPAPAFQVMKSKLKLMSLPSPPV
- the LOC105156734 gene encoding uncharacterized protein LOC105156734 isoform X2 — encoded protein: MSGKNSHGSEPSREDKKIIVWPEKLKLHGGEHPGMSLVSAPLDGNNFLTWSRAIKLALGAKQKIGFIDGSYTKPQENKEEMDQWKTVDCMVASWLLNSISKEISEAFMYTSSAQDLWEQLEARFGDSNGPMLYDIQRRISSLSQGDMTISAYFTKLKKLWDELAHLDPLPNCSCDASKLLASQESSRQLIQFLMGLEDTYDHIRSQILLMEPLPTIGKAYSMLLHIEKQRQVHIAAPEDGAMNARIYEGRRQFANQNREKGKGGLDKKSQYCDYCKRSGHTRSSCFKLTGFPEWYKTLLDQKKIENRSSNRVFNASAEERLQKYDSNLEISDLIKMEVKRAMNEQRYMPEPAANMIEYQDFTGPCDHEDFGCR